The following coding sequences lie in one Schistosoma mansoni strain Puerto Rico chromosome 3, complete genome genomic window:
- a CDS encoding venom allergen-like (VAL) 2 protein, with translation MFKKLIIYALINYVYGANTNEKLDKNSEELLELHRKYRQDLVDCKVDGQPPAKYMSPLKWNHDLARQAQSLAINCTLQHDKRYSKQFIWVGQNIALHPTIKSGVDAWFNEHKLYNYNTNNCPQCLHYTQMAWAKTTDIGCGVANCPRYGLSIVCNYGPGGNFNNEKPYEVKPRNMCPKVQNIPKNSLQTSRAHTQHVQKPIKQSQKKVSWIVQNGRKDRNQRKQSRSRY, from the exons ATGTTTAAGAAACTGATAATATACGCTCTGATAAATTATGTCTATGGTGCTAATACTAACGAAAAATTAGATAAAAACAGTGAAGAATTACTTGAACTGCATAGAAAATACAGACAAGATTTAGTTGATTGTAAAGTTGATGGACAACCTCCAGCTAAATATATGTCACCATTG AAGTGGAATCACGATTTAGCTCGACAAGCACAATCATTGGCGATAAATTGCACCCTACAACACGACAAACGATATTCGAAACAATTCATTTGGGTTGGACAAAATATCGCTCTCCATCCAACCATTAAGTC AGGAGTGGATGCTTGGTTCAATGAACACAAATTATACAATTACAATACAAACAACTGTCCTCAATGTTTGCATTACACACAA ATGGCTTGGGCCAAGACCACAGACATTGGATGTGGAGTTGCGAATTGTCCACGGTACGGTCTATCAATCGTGTGTAATTACGGTCCAGG GGGTAATTTTAATAATGAGAAACCATATGAAGTGAAACCACGTAATATGTGCCCAAAAGTGCAAAATATTCCTAAAAACAGTTTACAAACTAGTCGTGCTCATACACAACATGTACAGAAGCCAATAAAGCAAAGCCAAAAAAAGGTGTCATGGATTGTTCAAAATGGACGTAAAGATCGCAATCAACGCAAACAGTCGAGAAGTAGATATTAA